CTCATCTCGGCGCCGCGGAACGCTCGCAGTCCGTTGACGATCGTCAGAATGATGAACGCCGCCAACGTCGCCAATCCAATGATCATGTGGAAGTCGACCATGCCAGCTTGCTCCTCCTTGTTTTGCGGACCCGTCCGCCCGATGCCGTAACGGCAGTAATTCTTGACGCTCACGAAGAGCCGCGCAACTTGCGCATGCTTTTTCGGTGTGGCCAGTTGGCCTTTGTATACTGTTTTTCTCAGCTATTGCCGGGAGACACCGTGTCCCGGCGCGCGCATGGTTGCGCCTCGATCAGTCGTACGGAGAACTGGCGAAGATGACAGAACAGAAAACGGGACACGAGGAAATCGAGGCGCTACTGGCCGAAAACCGGCACTTCCCCCCTCCAGCCGGCTTCGCCGCCGCCGCGGAGGTCAACACCTCGGCGATCTACGCCGAGGCCGCCGAGGACCTCGAAGGTTTCTGGGCCCGGGAAGCAGCCAAGCTCGACTGGTTCGAGCCATGGGACACCGTACTCGACTGGAAGGCGCCCTACGCCAAGTGGTTCGACGGCGGGAAGATCAACATCTCCTACAACTGTCTCGACCGGCACGTCAACGCCGGCAAGGGTGATCGCATCGCCTACTACTGGGAAGGTGAGCCGGGAGATACCCGCGTCATCACTTACAAGGAGCTGCTCGACGACGTCTGCCGATGCGCGAACGCCCTGAAGGAGCTTGGTATCGGACGCGGCGACCGCGTTGCCATTTACATGCCCATGATTCCGGAGCTTGCCGTGGCGATGCTGGCCTGCACGCGCCTGGGCGCCCCCCACACGGTGGTGTTCGGCGGCTTCTCGTCTGCTGCGCTTTCCGATCGCATCAACGATGCCGAGGCCAAGGCGGTGATCACAGCCGATGGAGGGTATCGCCGCGGCGCTGCTTCTGGGCTCAAGGTCAATGTGGACGAAGCGTTGAAGTCCACCCCAACCATCGAGAAGGTGCTCGTGGTCCAACGCACTGGTCAGGAGGTGGACTGGTCCGAAGGGCGTGATGTCTGGTGGCACGACATCGTGCCGCAGCAATCGACGGACTGTGAGCCGGAGCAGATGGAGAGCGAAGACATGCTCTACCTCTTGTACACCTCCGGAACCACTGCCAAGCCGAAAGGCATCTTGCACACCACCGGCGGCTATCTCGCTGGCGTTGCGACCACGCACCGAATCGTCTTCGACATCAAGGATGACGACATCTACTGGGCCGCGGCCGATATCGGCTGGGTCACCGGGCATTCCTATATCGTCTATGGTCCGCTGGCGAACTGCTCCACCAGCGTGATCTACGAAGGCACTCCCGACTTTCCTTCCTGGGATCGCTGGTGGGACATCGTCGAGAAGTACAAGGTCACCATTCTCTATTGCGCGCCAACTGCGATCCGCGCGCACATGAAACAAGGCGCTCAGTTCGCCGAATCGAAGGATCTCTCCTCGTTGCGGCTGCTCGGCACCGTTGGCGAGCCGATCAATCCGGAAGCATGGATCTGGTACCACAAGCACATCGGGCAAGAGCGCTGTCCCGTCGTCGATACCTGGTGGCAGACCGAGACTGGCATGATCATGATCACGCCGCTTCCTGGACTCACAGTCACGAAACCGGGTTCCGCGACCTTCCCATTCCCGGGAATCGACGCTGATATCGTCGATCACAACGGCGAGACAGTGCCCACTGGCGGAGGCTATCTGGTTATCCGCAAGCCGTGGCCAGCCATGCTGCGCGGCATCTATGGCGACCCGGAACGGTACGAACGTACGTATTGGTCGCGCTTCCCTGGGACCTATTTCCCCGGTGATGGCGCCAAGCGGGACGACGAAGGGTACTTCTGGTTGATGGGCCGCGTGGACGACGTGATGAACGTCTCCGGGCATCGGTTGAGCACCACCGAGATCGAAAGCGCCCTGGTGTCACATCCTTCGGTTGCGGAAGCCGCCGTGGTGGGAATTCCGGACGATCTCACTGGTGAAGCGATCTTCTCCTTCGTCATCCTCAAGTCGGGCGTCGACGCCAACCCGGAACTCGGCAACGAGCTGCGCCAGCACGTCGGCAAAGTGATTGGCCCGATCGCGCGTCCGAAGTCCGTGATGTTCACGCCCGACCTGCCCAAGACCCGCAGCGGAAAGATCATGCGCCGGCTCTTGCGCGACATCGCCCAGAACCGACCGCTCGGCGACACGACCACACTCGCGGACACGACCGTCGTCGAGGTGATTCGCACGTCATCTGCTGCGTCCACCGGGGACGAGGAATAGTGCTTGCGCCGGGAAGCGAAGCCGTTGTCGCGGCGTCGGAACGACTCCTTCCCGGCGGCAAGCCTGATTCGATCGGCAACCGCTCGTGGCTCGCTACCGTCACGACGGATGCCGGTCGTTTTTCTGTGCGGCAGCTCGATCCGGCGATTCCTGCTGTCAGGGTCGAGCTGATTCAGGAGTTCCTGCTTCAGCCTGAGCTTCAGAACGCGACTCGCCTGGTAGCCAGTGATCGAATCGGACCCCTCGCCTTCGACGCTCGATCCTGGGCACTGGGGAGCGCTTGTGGCGAAGCCATCGTCGACGGCCAGTGGGCGACGATTCATCTCCCGTCGTCACTCGATCTGGAACAGCTCGGATCGATCGCTGCGGCACTTGCAGTCTTCCACCAATCCGGCATGAACGGGTCGATTCTTGCCCGGGTTCCTCATCTCAAGCTGAAGGATGCGCTCTCCGCCGCCCGCAGATCGCTCGATCTGGATGAGCGCCGGCTCGCAGGAGAGATTCGCAAGGAGTCCCGCGCGCGACGTTGGCTCTCCTCTGCTCGGCCGCTGCTCGCGAACGCCGAGCACGCAATCGAGCAGGCGGACTTCTTGCGCTCCGAGCAGCCGGTGATCGCGCATCAGGATCTCTGGGGCGCGCACATTGTTTCCGAACCAGACGGCGGTTATGCGTTTCTGGACTGCTCCAGGATCGGCGCCGCGCCAGTTGCAACCGATCTGGCTCAGCTCATCGGCCGGAACGGGGCATGGTCGGACGACCGGGTCGAACAGGTGCTCACTGGTTACGTGGATGCACGTCCGATTTCACCCGTGCAGCGGCGGATCCTGCCCTGGCTGGTTGCGCTCGATGCGATTCCGTCGTGCGGGCGCCTGTTGGTCCGCGCGCATGACGAGCGCCGACCGCTCTCGGATGCTGATCGGCGGACTGTTCTGCAGGGTGCCGATTTGCAGCTGGAGTTGCTGGCAAGACTCGCTGCCGAGTTCGTTCCGCCGCCACCGCGACAGCGACGACGTCCCGGCCGCCACACAGGCCTTGCCCAGGACTAGCGCGGGTGTCGTGCTGGGTCCGTGTCAGAATACCCAGCCGAACGCTGATCCAATCAACGAACCCAGGATCAGCAACGCAAGTACGATCACGGCGAACCCGAAGAAAACGATCAGCAGGCTGGAGGTCGCCTCCCGGTCGCTTTGCCGTTGCAGCTTCCGCTGCTCCAGACGTTTCGCCTCGCTAATTCGCGCGTAGATATCCTGATCCTGACCCGGTGATCCGAGTCCGCCGGCATAGCGGCTCATGATCTGATCCTGCACCATCGTCGATTTCAGCTGCTGGTCATAGCGGAGTTTGGTCTCCGGTTTGGAGAGCACCGCATATGCCTCGTTGAGCGCGCGTGCGTGTGCTTCGGCTTCGACACGCTTATCAGCGGCGAGACGGTCTGGATGCGATCGCTTCATCGCTGCCCGATAGGCGCGCTTGATCTCCACCGGAGTCGCCTGATAGGAGACTCCGAGCAACTTGTAGTGATCGAGTTGTCCAGTCGTCGCGTTTGCCATCTGCTTCAAGAACGCCGGTCCAGTTCATCAGACCGGAATTCTAGACGGCGTTCGTCAGTCGAAGGCGCCATTGTTACCGGGTACAATCAAATGACAAGTGGGAATACGCGGATTTTCGGCGGGAGCGTTGCGGGTGGACCTGTACATTGTTTCGGTTCCATATCGATATGACCAACCCCGCCAGGGACTCGGAGCGGGCCCCGACGCGCTGCTGGACGCAGGTCTGGTGAGAGCAATCGGAGCCAGCAACGCAAACGTGCGCGGGACGCTCACCGCCAACCTCGCCGATGAGGCGCGCGAAGAAGGACGTACCGCTGTGAACATCGGCACCCTCGGGGCCTCGACCGCTGCGCTGATCAGCCAGGCACTCGACGACAAATGCCCTGCGTTGGTGCTAACCGGCGACGACACAGCCGCTGTGGGCGTTGTATCTGGCGTGCAGATGGCCAGGGGAGCCGATGCGCGCATCGGGGTGATCTGGCTCGATGCGCATGGTGATTTCAACACTCCCGAAACCAGCTACAGCGGCATCCTGGCCGGAATGTCCCTATCCATCATTGCCGGACTTTCAGGCCCAAACTGGCGTCGAGCCGCGCGCATGGCCGCGCCCATTCCGACCAGCCGGATTCTGCTGGCGGGCGTTCGTGAGCTGGACGAACAAGAGGAAGCGCTGATCCGCGCAACCGATGTGCGCTTGATGACGACGAAAGAACTTGTCGGTGGCGAAGAGTTCGAGCGCGCGGTGAAGCGCCTCGCGGACGATTGCGACGCGATCGTGGTGCATCTCGATATCGATCTGCTCGATCCCCATCTCGTACCGAGCTCGACCACGCCATCGGAACAGGGGCCGT
The nucleotide sequence above comes from Thermomicrobiales bacterium. Encoded proteins:
- a CDS encoding J domain-containing protein, with protein sequence MANATTGQLDHYKLLGVSYQATPVEIKRAYRAAMKRSHPDRLAADKRVEAEAHARALNEAYAVLSKPETKLRYDQQLKSTMVQDQIMSRYAGGLGSPGQDQDIYARISEAKRLEQRKLQRQSDREATSSLLIVFFGFAVIVLALLILGSLIGSAFGWVF
- a CDS encoding arginase family protein; amino-acid sequence: MDLYIVSVPYRYDQPRQGLGAGPDALLDAGLVRAIGASNANVRGTLTANLADEAREEGRTAVNIGTLGASTAALISQALDDKCPALVLTGDDTAAVGVVSGVQMARGADARIGVIWLDAHGDFNTPETSYSGILAGMSLSIIAGLSGPNWRRAARMAAPIPTSRILLAGVRELDEQEEALIRATDVRLMTTKELVGGEEFERAVKRLADDCDAIVVHLDIDLLDPHLVPSSTTPSEQGPSLEDTAAALRTALGSGKVVTWTICNVNPGGGRRGERTIQNAIALISDAIGAWEYSA
- a CDS encoding phosphotransferase, coding for MLAPGSEAVVAASERLLPGGKPDSIGNRSWLATVTTDAGRFSVRQLDPAIPAVRVELIQEFLLQPELQNATRLVASDRIGPLAFDARSWALGSACGEAIVDGQWATIHLPSSLDLEQLGSIAAALAVFHQSGMNGSILARVPHLKLKDALSAARRSLDLDERRLAGEIRKESRARRWLSSARPLLANAEHAIEQADFLRSEQPVIAHQDLWGAHIVSEPDGGYAFLDCSRIGAAPVATDLAQLIGRNGAWSDDRVEQVLTGYVDARPISPVQRRILPWLVALDAIPSCGRLLVRAHDERRPLSDADRRTVLQGADLQLELLARLAAEFVPPPPRQRRRPGRHTGLAQD
- the acs gene encoding acetate--CoA ligase; its protein translation is MTEQKTGHEEIEALLAENRHFPPPAGFAAAAEVNTSAIYAEAAEDLEGFWAREAAKLDWFEPWDTVLDWKAPYAKWFDGGKINISYNCLDRHVNAGKGDRIAYYWEGEPGDTRVITYKELLDDVCRCANALKELGIGRGDRVAIYMPMIPELAVAMLACTRLGAPHTVVFGGFSSAALSDRINDAEAKAVITADGGYRRGAASGLKVNVDEALKSTPTIEKVLVVQRTGQEVDWSEGRDVWWHDIVPQQSTDCEPEQMESEDMLYLLYTSGTTAKPKGILHTTGGYLAGVATTHRIVFDIKDDDIYWAAADIGWVTGHSYIVYGPLANCSTSVIYEGTPDFPSWDRWWDIVEKYKVTILYCAPTAIRAHMKQGAQFAESKDLSSLRLLGTVGEPINPEAWIWYHKHIGQERCPVVDTWWQTETGMIMITPLPGLTVTKPGSATFPFPGIDADIVDHNGETVPTGGGYLVIRKPWPAMLRGIYGDPERYERTYWSRFPGTYFPGDGAKRDDEGYFWLMGRVDDVMNVSGHRLSTTEIESALVSHPSVAEAAVVGIPDDLTGEAIFSFVILKSGVDANPELGNELRQHVGKVIGPIARPKSVMFTPDLPKTRSGKIMRRLLRDIAQNRPLGDTTTLADTTVVEVIRTSSAASTGDEE